One Pseudomonas rhizophila DNA window includes the following coding sequences:
- the mdtD gene encoding multidrug transporter subunit MdtD, with the protein MPNRAPLDAVTARWLPWVVAIAFFMQSLDGTILNTALPAMASDLAENPLRMQGVIIAYMLTVALLIPASGWIADRFGTKKIFFGAILLFSFGSLLCALSNSLSMLIGARVIQGLGGALMLPVGRLVVLRAYPRSELVRIMGFITIPGLLGPLIGPTMGGWMVEYLTWHWIFIINLPVGVLGCYAVWKFIPDLRGSERTRFDGLGFLLFGAAMVLITIAMEGLGELHLPHLRVMLLLFGGMACLAAYWLRAGHIENPLFAPSLFKTRTFAVGILGNLFARLGSGALPFLVPLLLQVALGYSPSQAGMSMLPLAAAAMVAKSVARPLIERFGYRSVLTANTLALGLMLASMGLVSEQTPYWLLLAQLAVLGAINSLQFTAMNTVTLIDLDDASASSGNSLLSVVAQLSLSLGVACAGALLGGFTAQVGNDGVDTVLGAFQLTFLTVGIMAMLAATIFSQLSKEDGRRAKRPDEHIEH; encoded by the coding sequence ATGCCCAACCGCGCACCGCTCGACGCTGTCACCGCCCGCTGGCTTCCTTGGGTCGTGGCGATTGCCTTCTTCATGCAGTCCCTGGACGGGACCATCCTCAACACCGCCCTGCCCGCCATGGCCAGCGACCTGGCGGAAAACCCGCTGCGCATGCAGGGCGTGATCATTGCCTACATGCTCACCGTGGCGCTGCTGATCCCGGCCTCTGGCTGGATCGCCGACCGCTTCGGGACCAAGAAGATTTTCTTCGGCGCGATCCTGCTGTTCAGTTTCGGCTCGTTGCTCTGCGCCTTGTCCAATTCGTTGTCCATGCTGATCGGCGCCCGGGTGATCCAGGGTCTGGGCGGCGCGCTGATGCTGCCGGTGGGCCGGTTGGTCGTGCTGCGGGCCTACCCACGCTCGGAACTGGTGCGGATCATGGGTTTCATCACCATTCCCGGCCTGCTCGGCCCGCTGATCGGGCCGACCATGGGCGGCTGGATGGTGGAGTACCTGACCTGGCACTGGATCTTCATCATCAACCTGCCGGTGGGCGTGCTGGGTTGCTACGCGGTGTGGAAATTCATCCCGGACCTGCGCGGCAGCGAGCGTACCCGGTTCGATGGCCTGGGATTTTTGCTGTTTGGCGCGGCCATGGTGCTGATCACCATCGCCATGGAAGGCCTCGGTGAACTGCACCTGCCGCACTTGCGCGTGATGTTGCTGCTGTTCGGCGGCATGGCCTGCCTGGCCGCTTATTGGCTACGGGCCGGGCACATCGAAAACCCGCTGTTCGCACCCTCGCTGTTCAAGACCCGGACCTTCGCCGTGGGGATTCTCGGCAATCTGTTCGCGCGCCTGGGCAGCGGCGCCCTGCCGTTCCTGGTGCCGTTGCTGCTGCAAGTGGCCCTGGGCTATTCACCGTCCCAGGCCGGGATGAGCATGTTACCTCTGGCCGCGGCGGCGATGGTCGCCAAGTCCGTGGCCCGGCCGTTGATCGAGCGCTTCGGCTACCGCAGCGTATTGACCGCCAATACCCTGGCCCTGGGCCTGATGCTGGCGAGCATGGGCCTGGTCAGCGAACAGACGCCGTACTGGCTGCTGCTGGCGCAACTGGCGGTGCTGGGGGCGATCAACTCGTTGCAGTTCACCGCGATGAACACCGTGACCCTGATTGACCTGGACGACGCCAGCGCCAGCAGCGGCAACAGCCTGCTGTCGGTGGTGGCGCAACTGTCCCTGAGCCTGGGCGTAGCCTGTGCTGGTGCGCTGCTCGGCGGCTTTACCGCCCAGGTCGGCAACGACGGGGTGGACACCGTGCTTGGCGCGTTCCAGTTGACGTTCCTGACGGTGGGCATCATGGCGATGCTGGCGGCGACGATTTTTTCGCAGCTGTCGAAAGAGGATGGGCGGCGGGCCAAGCGGCCGGATGAGCATATCGAGCACTGA
- the dbpA gene encoding ATP-dependent RNA helicase DbpA, whose product MLANLESLGYAQMTPIQAQSLPVILKGMDLIAQAKTGSGKTAAFGIGLLNPINPRFFGCQALVICPTRELADQVAKEIRRLARAEDNIKVLTLCGGVSFGPQIASLEHGAHIIVGTPGRIQQHLRKGSLVLDGLNTLILDEADRMLDMGFYDAIEDIIQQTPERRQTLLFSATYPVGIKQLSSKFMRNPQQVKAEAFHSDAQIEQRFYEISPEERMDAVVKVLAHFRPASCVAFCFTKQQVQETVDHLTSKGISAVGLHGDLEQRDRDQVLAMFANRSTSVLVATDVAARGLDIDALDMVINVELARDSEIHIHRVGRTGRAGEKGIAISLVAPSEAHRAQAIEQLQKSPLSWDQLDNLKPQGGGPLLPAMSTLCIGAGRKDKVRPGDILGALTGEAGIPGAQVGKIAIFDFQAYVAVERAIAKQALQRLNDGKIKGRSLRVRIL is encoded by the coding sequence ATGCTGGCTAACCTCGAATCCCTCGGTTATGCCCAGATGACGCCGATCCAGGCGCAGAGCTTGCCGGTGATCCTCAAGGGCATGGATCTGATCGCCCAGGCCAAGACCGGCAGCGGCAAGACCGCGGCCTTCGGCATCGGCCTGCTGAACCCGATCAACCCGCGCTTCTTCGGCTGCCAGGCACTGGTGATCTGCCCGACTCGTGAGCTGGCCGATCAGGTTGCCAAGGAAATCAGGCGCCTGGCCCGCGCCGAAGACAACATCAAGGTCCTGACCCTGTGTGGCGGCGTGTCGTTTGGCCCGCAGATCGCTTCCCTGGAGCACGGCGCCCACATCATCGTCGGCACGCCAGGGCGCATCCAGCAGCACCTGCGCAAGGGCTCGCTGGTGCTGGACGGCCTCAACACGCTGATCCTCGATGAAGCCGACCGCATGCTCGACATGGGCTTCTACGACGCCATCGAAGACATCATCCAGCAGACCCCGGAACGCCGTCAGACCTTGCTGTTCTCCGCCACCTACCCGGTGGGCATCAAGCAACTGTCGTCCAAGTTCATGCGCAACCCGCAGCAGGTCAAGGCCGAAGCCTTTCACTCCGACGCGCAGATCGAGCAGCGTTTCTATGAAATCTCCCCCGAGGAGCGCATGGACGCCGTGGTCAAGGTTCTGGCGCATTTCCGTCCGGCTTCCTGCGTGGCGTTCTGCTTCACCAAGCAGCAGGTTCAGGAAACCGTCGACCATCTGACATCCAAAGGTATCTCGGCGGTCGGCCTGCATGGCGATCTGGAACAGCGCGACCGCGATCAGGTGCTGGCGATGTTCGCCAACCGCAGCACCTCGGTGCTGGTCGCCACCGATGTGGCGGCCCGTGGCCTGGACATCGACGCACTGGACATGGTGATCAACGTCGAACTGGCCCGCGACTCGGAAATTCACATTCACCGCGTCGGCCGCACCGGGCGTGCGGGTGAAAAAGGCATCGCCATCAGCCTGGTGGCGCCGTCCGAAGCCCACCGCGCCCAAGCGATCGAGCAGTTGCAGAAGTCGCCACTGAGCTGGGACCAACTGGACAACCTCAAGCCCCAGGGCGGCGGCCCGCTGCTGCCGGCCATGAGCACCCTGTGCATTGGTGCCGGGCGCAAAGACAAAGTCCGCCCCGGCGACATCCTCGGCGCCCTGACCGGCGAGGCCGGCATCCCCGGCGCCCAGGTCGGCAAGATCGCGATTTTCGACTTCCAGGCCTATGTCGCCGTGGAGCGCGCAATCGCCAAACAGGCGCTGCAACGCCTGAACGATGGCAAGATCAAGGGCCGTTCGTTGCGGGTGCGGATCCTGTAA
- a CDS encoding NAD(P)/FAD-dependent oxidoreductase produces MRSTEVVIIGAGAAGLMCALTAAGRGRQVMLLDHANKAGKKILMSGGGRCNFTNMYSEPGNFLSQNPHFCKSALARYTQWDFIALVAKHGVPYHEKKLGQLFCDNKSSDILGLLLDECDQAGVNLHLDTSIERIEKTESGYLLQTTLGAITCQSLVIATGGLSIPTLGATGFGYQVAKQFGHRLLPTRAGLVPFTITDQLKALCTELSGTSVDCLVSCNEQSFRENILFTHRGLSGPAILQISSFWEPGDTVQINLLPDHDVPSWLQQQQAERPNSELKTLLGELFTKKMATLLADTWFVSKPMKQYTHAELADIAEKLSSWNVVPAGTEGYRTAEVTLGGVDTREVSSKTMESLKSPGLYFIGEVLDVTGHLGGFNFQWAWASGYAAAQYV; encoded by the coding sequence TTGCGCTCTACCGAAGTCGTGATCATTGGCGCTGGCGCCGCGGGGTTGATGTGCGCGCTGACCGCCGCAGGGCGCGGACGGCAGGTGATGTTGCTGGACCACGCCAACAAAGCCGGCAAGAAAATCCTCATGTCCGGCGGTGGGCGCTGCAATTTCACCAACATGTACAGCGAACCGGGCAATTTCCTCTCGCAGAACCCGCATTTCTGCAAGTCGGCCCTGGCCCGTTACACCCAGTGGGATTTCATCGCCCTGGTGGCCAAGCACGGCGTGCCCTATCACGAGAAAAAACTCGGCCAGTTGTTCTGTGATAACAAGTCCAGCGACATCCTCGGCCTGCTGCTGGACGAATGCGACCAGGCCGGTGTCAACCTGCACCTGGACACCTCGATCGAGCGCATCGAGAAAACCGAGAGCGGCTACCTGCTGCAAACCACCCTCGGGGCCATCACCTGCCAATCCTTGGTGATTGCCACGGGCGGGCTGTCGATCCCGACGCTGGGCGCGACCGGTTTCGGTTACCAGGTGGCCAAACAGTTCGGCCACCGACTGCTGCCCACCCGCGCTGGGCTGGTACCGTTCACCATCACCGACCAGCTCAAGGCGTTGTGCACCGAACTTTCAGGCACTTCAGTGGATTGCCTGGTGAGCTGCAACGAGCAGAGTTTTCGCGAGAACATCCTGTTCACCCACCGCGGCCTCAGCGGCCCGGCGATCCTGCAGATTTCCTCGTTCTGGGAACCGGGTGACACGGTGCAGATCAACCTGCTGCCGGACCACGACGTGCCGAGCTGGCTGCAACAGCAACAGGCCGAACGCCCCAACAGCGAACTGAAAACCCTGCTGGGCGAATTGTTCACCAAAAAGATGGCCACCCTGCTGGCCGACACTTGGTTCGTCTCCAAACCCATGAAGCAATACACCCACGCCGAACTGGCAGACATTGCCGAGAAACTGTCGAGCTGGAATGTCGTCCCGGCCGGCACCGAAGGCTACCGCACCGCCGAAGTGACCCTGGGCGGTGTCGATACGCGGGAAGTCTCGTCCAAGACCATGGAATCACTGAAAAGCCCGGGCCTGTATTTCATTGGCGAAGTACTGGACGTCACCGGGCACCTGGGCGGGTTCAACTTCCAATGGGCCTGGGCGTCGGGGTATGCGGCTGCGCAATACGTCTGA
- the yccS gene encoding YccS family putative transporter, which produces MSSTSFSQSLRRLWALDKFSYSVRVFIALTGSMALCWYLDEMALLIPLFLGIIASALAETDDSWQGRLNALAVTLVCFTIAALSVELLFPYPVLFIVALALASFALTMLGALGERYGAIASATLILSVYTMIGVDQRGGAVTDFWHEPLLLVAGAAWYGLLSVLWQALFSNQPVQQSLARLFRELGRYLKLKSSLFEPIRQLDVEARRLELAQQNGRVVAALNAAKEIILHRVGNGRPGSKVSRYLKLYFLAQDIHERASSSHYPYNALAEAFFHSDVLFRCQRLLRQQGKACQALAESIQLRQPFVYDASFAEALNDLHASLEHLRIQSNPAWRGLLRSLRALSANLGTMDRLLSDASNPDALADATDSSLLDRSPRNLKDVWVRLRTQLTPTSLLFRHALRLPLALSVGYAMVHLIHPSQGYWIILTTLFVCQPNYGATRRKLGQRIIGTAIGLTVAWALFDLFPNPLVQSSFAIAAGVVFFTNRTTRYTLATAAITIMVLFCFNQVGDGYGLLLPRLFDTLLGSLIAGLAVFLFLPDWQGRRLNKVLANTLTCNSIYLRQIMQQYAAGKSDDLAYRLARRNAHNADAALSTTLANMLMEPGHFRKEADVGFRFLVLSHTLLSYLSGLGAHRDTALPADVREHLIDGAGVKLAASIDEIAQGLASKQPIAVQSDEEEALASELEQMPDEIDEGQRLVQTQLGLICRQLGPLRTLAAHLVKDTSEA; this is translated from the coding sequence ATGTCATCGACCTCGTTTAGTCAGTCTCTGCGTCGCCTTTGGGCGTTGGATAAATTCAGTTATAGCGTGCGGGTGTTCATCGCCCTGACCGGCAGCATGGCGCTGTGTTGGTATCTGGATGAGATGGCGCTGTTGATCCCGCTGTTCCTGGGCATCATCGCCAGCGCCCTGGCCGAGACCGATGACAGCTGGCAGGGCCGCCTCAACGCGCTGGCCGTGACGCTGGTGTGCTTCACCATCGCAGCGCTGTCGGTGGAATTGCTGTTCCCTTATCCGGTTCTGTTCATCGTTGCCCTGGCGCTGGCGAGTTTCGCCCTGACTATGCTCGGTGCGCTGGGCGAGCGCTATGGCGCGATTGCCTCGGCCACGTTGATTCTCTCGGTCTACACCATGATCGGCGTAGACCAGCGCGGTGGCGCGGTCACCGATTTCTGGCACGAACCTTTGCTGCTGGTGGCCGGTGCGGCTTGGTACGGCCTGCTCTCGGTGCTGTGGCAGGCGCTGTTTTCCAACCAGCCGGTGCAGCAAAGCCTGGCGCGGCTGTTCCGCGAGCTGGGACGCTATCTGAAGCTCAAATCATCGCTCTTCGAGCCGATCCGTCAACTGGACGTCGAAGCCCGACGCCTGGAACTGGCCCAGCAGAACGGCCGGGTCGTCGCCGCGCTTAACGCGGCGAAGGAAATCATCCTGCACCGCGTAGGCAATGGGCGACCAGGCTCGAAGGTCAGCCGCTACCTGAAGCTGTACTTCCTCGCCCAGGATATCCACGAGCGCGCCAGCTCTTCCCACTACCCCTACAACGCACTGGCCGAGGCGTTCTTTCACAGCGACGTGCTGTTCCGCTGCCAACGCCTGCTGCGCCAGCAAGGTAAAGCCTGCCAAGCGTTGGCCGAGTCGATCCAACTGCGCCAGCCATTCGTCTATGACGCCAGCTTCGCCGAGGCGCTGAATGACCTGCATGCCTCCCTCGAACACCTGCGGATTCAGAGCAACCCGGCCTGGCGCGGATTGCTGCGTTCGCTACGGGCCTTGTCGGCGAACCTTGGCACCATGGACCGCCTGCTCAGCGACGCGAGCAACCCCGACGCCCTGGCCGACGCCACCGATAGCAGCCTGCTGGATCGCTCGCCGCGCAACCTGAAGGACGTCTGGGTCCGCTTGCGCACACAGCTCACGCCCACCTCGCTGCTGTTCCGGCATGCCCTGCGCCTGCCCCTGGCGCTGAGTGTGGGTTATGCCATGGTGCATCTGATCCACCCGTCCCAAGGCTACTGGATCATTCTCACCACGCTGTTCGTGTGCCAACCCAACTACGGCGCCACCCGGCGCAAGCTCGGCCAACGGATCATCGGCACCGCCATCGGCCTGACGGTGGCCTGGGCGCTGTTCGATCTGTTTCCCAACCCGCTGGTGCAATCGTCTTTCGCCATCGCCGCCGGGGTGGTGTTCTTTACCAACCGCACGACCCGCTACACCCTGGCGACTGCCGCGATCACGATCATGGTGCTGTTCTGCTTCAACCAGGTGGGCGACGGCTATGGACTGCTGCTGCCACGCCTGTTCGATACGCTGCTGGGCAGCCTGATCGCCGGCCTTGCGGTATTCCTGTTCCTGCCGGACTGGCAAGGCCGCCGGTTGAACAAGGTGCTGGCCAACACGCTGACCTGCAACAGCATTTACCTGCGCCAGATCATGCAGCAATACGCCGCCGGCAAAAGCGATGACCTTGCCTATCGCCTGGCCCGACGCAACGCCCACAACGCCGACGCCGCATTGTCCACCACCTTGGCAAACATGCTGATGGAGCCGGGGCATTTCCGTAAGGAAGCCGATGTCGGGTTCCGCTTCCTGGTGCTGTCCCACACCCTGCTCAGCTACTTGTCAGGTCTGGGCGCCCATCGGGACACCGCATTGCCTGCAGACGTGCGCGAACACCTGATCGACGGCGCAGGGGTGAAACTGGCCGCGAGCATCGACGAAATTGCCCAGGGCCTGGCGAGCAAACAACCGATAGCGGTCCAAAGCGACGAGGAAGAAGCCTTGGCCAGTGAGCTTGAGCAGATGCCCGATGAAATCGACGAGGGTCAGCGACTGGTGCAGACGCAACTGGGGTTGATCTGCCGTCAGTTGGGGCCGCTGCGCACGTTGGCGGCGCATCTGGTCAAGGATACTAGCGAGGCTTGA
- a CDS encoding substrate-binding periplasmic protein, producing the protein MPRLHRALALVGLLLLSHNACAQKLRLVADGWPPFTDTTLVNGGLATDIVSTALARAGYASDFEQVPWARAMLGIGEGRYDVLINAWYSEERTHVGRFSAEYLLNRVRFIKRKDAPIQYENLQQLHAYPIAVVRGYAYSKAFDEDQQLQKVPVHNFAMAVRMLAAGRVKLTLEDEFVARYYLSRESAKVRNAVEFMPKPLSENSLHILVSLKNPQHEQIVAGFDREIAAMKADGSYARLLKAHGM; encoded by the coding sequence ATGCCGCGATTGCATCGAGCTCTTGCTTTGGTCGGGTTGCTGTTGCTGAGCCACAACGCCTGCGCGCAAAAGTTGCGTCTGGTGGCAGATGGCTGGCCACCCTTTACCGACACCACGCTGGTCAATGGTGGCCTGGCGACCGATATCGTCAGTACCGCTCTGGCGCGAGCCGGTTATGCCAGTGACTTTGAGCAGGTGCCTTGGGCCCGGGCGATGCTGGGCATCGGTGAGGGGCGCTATGACGTGCTGATCAATGCCTGGTACAGCGAAGAACGTACCCATGTGGGCCGTTTCTCGGCTGAGTACCTGCTCAACCGCGTGCGCTTCATCAAGCGCAAGGACGCACCCATCCAGTACGAGAACTTGCAGCAGCTGCATGCCTATCCCATCGCCGTGGTCCGCGGATACGCCTACTCCAAGGCGTTCGATGAGGATCAGCAATTGCAGAAAGTCCCTGTGCATAACTTTGCAATGGCCGTGCGCATGCTCGCTGCCGGTCGGGTGAAGCTGACCCTGGAAGATGAGTTCGTCGCCCGTTATTACTTGTCTCGTGAGTCGGCCAAGGTGCGCAACGCCGTGGAGTTCATGCCCAAGCCACTGAGTGAAAACAGCCTGCACATCCTGGTCAGCCTGAAGAACCCGCAGCACGAGCAGATTGTCGCGGGATTCGATCGGGAGATTGCGGCGATGAAGGCCGATGGTAGTTATGCGCGGTTATTGAAGGCGCACGGGATGTGA
- a CDS encoding GNAT family N-acetyltransferase, which translates to MDIDWVCKHHSDLSKEQLYAILKLRAEVFVVEQNCPYLDVDGLDLEGDTCHLMAWQDNRLVAYLRLLDPHSQNSDVVIGRVVIAPQARGQGLGHKLMEQGLKQAEKHWPGTSISLSAQAHLQGYYSRYGFGVVGIEYMEDGIPHIGMHRP; encoded by the coding sequence ATGGATATCGACTGGGTCTGCAAACATCACAGTGACCTGAGCAAGGAACAGCTGTACGCCATCCTCAAATTGCGCGCCGAAGTATTCGTCGTGGAGCAGAATTGCCCCTACCTGGACGTCGACGGCCTGGACCTGGAGGGCGACACCTGCCACCTGATGGCCTGGCAGGACAATCGTCTGGTGGCTTACCTTCGCTTGCTCGATCCGCACTCGCAAAACAGTGACGTGGTCATCGGGCGCGTGGTCATCGCCCCCCAAGCACGGGGACAGGGGCTGGGCCACAAACTGATGGAACAGGGTCTCAAGCAGGCCGAGAAGCACTGGCCCGGTACATCGATCTCACTGTCGGCACAGGCGCATCTGCAGGGGTATTACTCGCGGTATGGGTTTGGAGTGGTGGGTATCGAGTACATGGAAGACGGGATTCCACACATTGGCATGCACCGGCCTTGA
- a CDS encoding winged helix-turn-helix domain-containing protein, translated as MDVSKTKSSFYRRLYVAYLIDSGVASNIPSLTEVTGMPRRTAQDTVAALADLDIVCEFEQLEGARNHAGHYRIRDWGAIDRRWIEGNLPRIKAVLEYP; from the coding sequence ATGGACGTCAGCAAGACCAAAAGCAGCTTCTATCGTCGTTTGTATGTGGCTTACCTGATTGATAGCGGCGTGGCCAGCAACATTCCCTCGCTCACCGAAGTCACCGGCATGCCGCGACGCACCGCCCAGGACACCGTGGCAGCGCTGGCGGACCTGGATATCGTGTGTGAATTCGAGCAGCTAGAGGGCGCCCGTAACCATGCCGGGCATTATCGGATCCGTGATTGGGGGGCGATTGATCGGCGCTGGATCGAGGGGAATTTGCCGCGCATTAAAGCGGTGTTGGAGTATCCCTGA
- a CDS encoding M48 family metallopeptidase, producing the protein MIALKYLQAYPAALQAQVQQLIAQDRLGDYLQQRYPDRHSVQSDKALYGYALDLKQQYLRNAPAIDKVLFDNRLDLTHRALGLHTAISRVQGGKLKAKKEIRIAALFKDAAPEFLKMIVVHELAHFKESDHNKAFYQLCEHMLPGYHQLEFDLRVYLTWRDLQPPKE; encoded by the coding sequence ATGATCGCGCTCAAATACCTCCAGGCTTACCCCGCCGCCCTGCAAGCCCAAGTGCAGCAACTGATTGCCCAGGATCGGCTGGGCGACTACTTGCAGCAGCGCTATCCCGACCGGCATTCGGTCCAGAGCGACAAGGCCCTGTACGGTTATGCGCTGGATCTCAAGCAACAATACCTGCGTAACGCGCCCGCTATCGACAAGGTGCTGTTCGACAATCGTCTGGACCTGACTCACCGCGCCCTGGGCTTGCACACTGCCATTTCACGGGTGCAGGGCGGCAAGCTCAAGGCCAAGAAAGAAATTCGTATCGCTGCGCTGTTCAAGGACGCGGCACCTGAGTTTTTGAAAATGATCGTGGTGCACGAACTGGCCCACTTCAAGGAGTCGGACCACAACAAAGCGTTCTACCAACTCTGCGAGCACATGCTGCCGGGGTATCACCAGTTGGAATTCGACTTGCGGGTGTACCTGACCTGGCGCGATCTGCAACCCCCCAAGGAATGA
- a CDS encoding putative bifunctional diguanylate cyclase/phosphodiesterase, translated as MECVQPPLGEDSSVLLIVDDYPENLLSMRALLQRQDWKVMTASSGVEALNLLLEHDIDLVLLDVQMPDMDGFEVARLMRGSQRTRLTPIIFLTANEQSQDAVIKGYASGAVDYLFKPFDPQILKPKVHALLEHQRNRRALQRLSQDLEAARAFNASVLDNAAEGILVVDESGCIRFANPSTCRLLNATAEQLQGMPLLDFLQKPHIPEWAGSDIHVAYCRGQTWRLHDAVLRTAPGQQVSVALSCAPLPAEQKAMVVTLQDMSVVRHLHQQLEYQAVTDPLTGLLNRRGFYQTAENLLMRSERLESNWVLLYLDLDGFKRVNDSLGHDAGDRVLRWVSEQLKACLRPFDILARLGGDEFTALLDLEVPEQAAKIAEKLIERVSICQQIEGMDVALGASIGIATYPDCGANLDGLLRASDIAMYEAKRAGRQQYRFYDHEMNGRARSRLMLEESVRSAIENRDFNMVYQPQVGVGDGRIRGFEALLRWQHPSVGDVPPGLFLPLLEEARLISRLGSWIYHRSAAQRKVWERLFADDLVLGVSLSSTQFGLPNLVTELRQVLERHALKPRQLEVEVTEDALMRNPDETHKQLRLLHNLGVRVALDDFGSGPCSLAHLRDLELDTLKLDRHLIARLPDSPRDAALAASVIDLCKQLGLRVIAEGVETPEQYKWLKAHGCEYVQGFLVARPLMAEDTDAFARPFDWSAMQV; from the coding sequence ATGGAATGCGTGCAACCACCGCTTGGCGAAGACAGTTCCGTCCTTTTGATAGTTGATGATTACCCTGAAAACCTGCTCAGCATGCGAGCGTTGTTGCAGCGTCAGGACTGGAAGGTGATGACCGCGTCCTCGGGTGTCGAAGCCCTTAACCTTCTACTCGAACATGACATCGATCTGGTCCTGCTGGATGTGCAGATGCCCGACATGGACGGTTTTGAAGTGGCGCGTCTGATGCGCGGCAGCCAGCGGACACGGCTGACCCCGATCATTTTCCTGACCGCTAACGAGCAATCCCAGGATGCGGTGATCAAGGGCTACGCCAGCGGCGCCGTGGATTACCTGTTCAAACCATTCGATCCGCAGATTCTCAAGCCCAAGGTTCATGCCCTGCTCGAACACCAGCGCAATCGCCGGGCCTTGCAGCGCCTGAGCCAGGATCTGGAAGCCGCCAGGGCTTTCAACGCCTCGGTGCTGGATAACGCCGCCGAAGGCATCCTCGTGGTGGACGAAAGCGGGTGTATTCGCTTCGCCAATCCGTCTACCTGTCGCCTGCTTAATGCCACCGCCGAGCAGTTGCAGGGAATGCCGCTCCTGGATTTCCTGCAAAAACCCCACATCCCCGAGTGGGCCGGCTCCGATATCCATGTCGCCTACTGCCGGGGGCAGACCTGGCGCCTGCACGATGCGGTCTTGCGCACCGCGCCCGGCCAGCAGGTGTCGGTGGCCTTGTCTTGTGCGCCCCTGCCTGCGGAGCAGAAGGCCATGGTGGTAACGCTTCAAGACATGTCGGTGGTGCGTCACTTGCACCAGCAACTCGAATACCAGGCCGTCACTGACCCGCTGACCGGTCTGCTCAACCGCAGGGGGTTTTATCAGACAGCCGAAAACCTGCTGATGCGCAGCGAGCGGCTGGAAAGCAACTGGGTGCTGCTGTACCTGGATCTTGATGGCTTCAAACGGGTCAATGATTCGTTGGGCCATGATGCCGGTGATCGCGTGTTGCGCTGGGTGTCGGAACAACTGAAGGCGTGCCTGCGCCCGTTCGACATTCTGGCGCGTCTGGGCGGCGATGAGTTCACCGCCCTGCTGGATCTGGAAGTGCCCGAGCAAGCGGCCAAGATTGCCGAGAAACTCATCGAACGAGTGTCTATCTGCCAACAGATCGAGGGCATGGATGTAGCGCTGGGGGCCAGCATCGGCATCGCGACCTACCCCGACTGCGGCGCCAATCTCGACGGTCTGCTGCGCGCGTCCGACATCGCCATGTACGAGGCCAAGCGCGCTGGCCGTCAGCAATACCGGTTTTACGATCACGAAATGAACGGTCGAGCCCGTTCACGGCTGATGCTCGAAGAAAGTGTGCGCTCGGCCATCGAAAACCGCGATTTCAATATGGTCTACCAGCCCCAGGTGGGGGTGGGCGACGGGCGCATCCGTGGCTTCGAGGCGCTGTTGCGCTGGCAGCACCCCAGCGTCGGTGATGTGCCGCCGGGGTTGTTCCTGCCATTACTGGAAGAGGCCCGGTTGATCAGTCGGCTGGGGAGCTGGATTTATCATCGCAGCGCGGCCCAGCGTAAAGTCTGGGAGCGCTTGTTCGCTGATGATCTGGTACTGGGGGTGAGCCTGAGCAGCACCCAGTTCGGTTTGCCCAATCTGGTGACCGAATTGCGCCAGGTCCTGGAGCGACATGCCCTCAAACCGCGGCAACTTGAGGTCGAGGTGACTGAAGATGCACTGATGCGCAACCCCGACGAAACCCATAAACAACTGCGGTTGCTGCATAACCTCGGGGTGCGAGTGGCGTTGGATGATTTCGGTTCCGGGCCTTGCTCGCTGGCGCACCTGCGCGACCTGGAACTCGATACCCTCAAGCTTGATCGACACCTGATCGCCCGTCTGCCGGATTCGCCCCGGGATGCGGCACTGGCGGCGTCGGTCATCGATTTGTGCAAGCAATTGGGGTTGCGGGTGATCGCCGAGGGCGTAGAGACGCCTGAGCAATATAAGTGGCTCAAGGCCCACGGCTGCGAATATGTGCAGGGGTTCCTGGTAGCGCGGCCCTTGATGGCCGAAGACACCGATGCCTTTGCCCGGCCATTTGACTGGAGCGCGATGCAGGTCTGA